The DNA window CATAtggggaaaaaaaaatatgacCAAGCAgtattgaagaggaactCCAAGGGAGATGGTACCATACACGCTCTTCTCGAATTTGTGGGTGATACCCAGACAAGGTTAACGGAAGAAAGGGCCAGATTTGAAAGTAGTGTCACTCTCGACTTCAGGGAGATATTTATAGAGTTCACACAGCAGGTTTACAACAGTACCAAAAATCTTGAGGACGTTTCCAAAAAGTACGTTGAAAAGTCTATCATGGAGCTCTCTCATATTGATGAAAGACGCACTGTTGAGGTATTAACCAAGTCTATGAATATGAGAAACGTGCAAGGAATAGGAATTGAAACTTCTGGAAATCGGGTGCATAGGACTTTGGAGGGCGGTGTTTTTGATATAAAAGACCCATTGTTAGGGAATGTTTACAAGAAACTTGAATATTTGATTGAAGCACCTCCACTGCCATCAAGTGCTGAACCACGACTAAATTTTAAGACTGTATCTGAAGATACTTCATCGTTTGATTCTGCTAAAAataatgatgatgaagggATTGAAACAATTTTACACGACCAACAAGGAGTAGACCTCTCAAAGATGCATATAAGGGAAGAGTGCAATAATACAATAAGAAACAatgtacttgaagaaaaggcTGTCGATAGGGACATCTtacgagaaaaaaagatgaaTGAATCTATAGCCGTACATCAAAAGTCATTAGAGCCCAAGATAAATGGAGGCTACCCTAGTAATGTTGTTGATCAGAGAATCGATGATTTTATTGACTCCGAAATTGGGCATGctgttttccaaaattttgacACCCACGGAACGTTGGGAACTGCAAGTTTGAAAGAGAATGGTTGGAGGTCTGCAATGTTagatgaagatgatcaaATAACCGACATTTAACAACTCTTCctatattttttccaaaCACGGTAATCAGTTTCGCATTTCGGAAGAAAGCAATCCGTTTTATACAATATTTATTTGTTTATTTTATCTAAAAAGCTGAATTATTCAAATCTTCTCAATATAAAATATTTAAACAACTTTAACAGAGTTTCAGGCTTTTCTACGCCGTCCACTCCTCCATATTATACATCCTTCTCGTTAAACAgtcaatttttttactCTGAAGATACACCAGCTCCTCATTATCAGTAGTTGATATAACAAAGGACTCGTCCAAAACGTccttgtcaaattcaacttcgtCCCAATCTAACGAATAATCCACCGAGAAACACCTATTGTGCCAAGGCATGCCATCAGGTTTCCATAACGGAATTCTGTCTATCCACAGGTTTACCTTTTCGTTATGTGACATGCTTCGGGCAGTTCTAGGATTGAAATGGTGAGGGATACCAACTAGCTGCTGAGGGTCCATGCCACCAATATAGGAATATTTTGGATTGGTAAACTGTCCAAAGTTGTCCTTCATGAAATCAGTTTCTTTAGACAGTTTAATAAATTCTGCTGCATCTCCATAATCTTTGCTTTGGGATACCGTTATTCTTGGTTGCGATGGTAAAATTGGAGGGTAAGAAACCtcaaatttcttcattttaTAAGCCTCCGGATTATGATTATTTCCGGTTGGTAAAAAGGACCTGCGTAACTCTTGGCAGATATGTGTTTCGTGATGTACGTGGGCGTAATTCTCGTGCACATCCCCCACATCATTTGCCGGAccaaaaatgttttgtttATCCTTTGAATTAAACTGTGGTCCATTCTTCTTTGACGCCTTTGTAATAAGCTTGTTGAAATCCTTTTCTCTAGTAGATTTCCGTGGATTCTGATTTATTTCAATATTCAGTCTCTGATTATCTGGAAGGAGAGGTTTTATTTCTTTAAAACTTGAATTCCTGAGAGGCATGGGAgtttcgttgttgttgagcTTGCCTAGTGGTAGTGTGTTAATATGATGTGATAATTTTTTGACTATAGAAGTGGGgaaatttattttattttagTTTTAATGAGAGAAAATTACACAAAATgattattttttcctttttcaaagtgctAGACTATACTGTGTGTAAAGTACACTGAAATAACATCAGGGTTCTGGATACTGTATAATAATGAGCCACGAGCCCATTTTAATACAGTTTCCACATTTACTTCTTATACATATGTTTGTTATATGGAGTAGCTCTTACAATTGGAGCAGATCGTCTTCCTGGATCAAGATTTACTGTTGTAAATTTGATAAGTATTTCTTTTATTCTAGAGATGTTCATATCTTGAATATAGAATGCGTCTGCTGGCCGCTATTTTGATCGGGTTTAAACGTTTAATACCTCTTTCCAAAGGCTTTTTACAAGAAGATTCTCTAATACGGAGAAGAACTTTGAATGATTGATATGTACAGAACAATTATTGTATTATTGAAAATAATACACTTCCATCACAAGTATATTGTTATTTGAGTATGCTGAATATGTATTCGAGTTACATAGATTTCTCGGTAATATCTGCAAATCTTTCCTCGACGGAAGATTTATAAAAAAGTATATACTAATAAATTTGATTCAGCGTGGGGTTGACACACTTATAAATATTAACATGAGAATCATGCGAATTGGACGCCGCTAACATCATCCTGTGAGGATGGAAGGTCATGCTAGATATGAATGAGTTTGACGAGTAGGAAGTTATACCTGTTGCTGCCAATGTATTGGCAACGTTATGCCCCAGGGAGTTTTGTGCATTTCTAAAGTTTGTTAGAAGGTCACCTGAAGTGGTCCATATTTTTATCTGTTTACTGCTTGTAGCAATGATTGGTGCGTGCTCGTGTACTTGCAATGAGGTTAGCGTAGTTGTATTTTGCTTATGGTCGCCAGTCTGATGCGAATTCTCATTCTCATCGACAAAGCTGTGAACCGCATCTTGATGTCTGATGTCCCATAATTCCACTACACCATTCGAAGTTCCACTCACCAATTCTCTGTAGCCGCCTCTTTGCATGTGAACATTGTTGATCCAGCAATTTGCCCTGCCTGTACTTGCTGATCTCCATCTACGAACCATAGAGTCTCTTGCATCTATACGCCTGTCATACACTCTCAAAGTCCCATCCGCAAAACCAGCAACAAATATATTACCGGCAAGTTGATCAGAAGTCAGCGAGGTCACCAGGGATGACGTTTTGGCCGGAATATCAACTTCAACGGTTTCTGTATGAGCGTCCCATATACGAATAATCTTCACATCACCAGTAGCCAACAAGGCACCCCTCATCTGATGCCACTCTGTCAGAAGCCCATTAGATCGAGGGGTTAGCAGCATTTCAGTTAGGCCCCTCCAAGCTGCAATCAGTTCCACACTACTATTGGAGTTTATATccttgaaaatttttatgATTCCATCTGATGAACCAGTCATCAGTAAAGTGGAGTCATCTTCATTTATaaatttcaaatctgtAATTTTTGTACCAAACGGATTGCTGTTCGAAAACCGCGACAGCATCTTATTCTCATCCCAATCAAACAAAGTAATATTGTCTCTATCATCTGCAACAGCTACATGATCTTCAAATTGTGTAAATCTCAATAGCTTCGGCTGTGTCTTGTTATCAAACGTCACTAACTTGTTTGACCAATCACCACACAACGAAAGTTTTTTCTGTCTTTGCGTCTCGTTTATAATGTTCTCGTTCCTGTTTCGGCGCCATACCTTTGCATTATATTCAACACTACCCACCTCATCTGCTTCTGGTTTCCTCATTTGGGGCTCTTGAAAGTACTCCCGACAATAGTCTAGAAACGTACTTTGGAATGGTAATTTAGGAGGCTCTGTAATTTTCTTATATCGAGGAGTAGGTGGAACAAAAGATGTGCCATGCGATGTACCTAGTAATGAAATTGGTGTGTTagttttattctttttgCTCTTAGAGGAGTCATTGTCGAAGTTCGTTGGCCTGTTTTCGTTGAAACCCAAATTTCTAAATAAGGCACCCAACGATAACCCAGATTTAAGACTCGCATTATCATCCTCTCGcgtattttttttcgtgCTGTTATTCCCGAATGATGTCATTTTTGGTTTCGCTGCTTGGACAGGGTTCGAACTAAATCCCATTCTATTGGCAGAGTTCAGTTTGGAGTTCTTCTGATACAGATAGCGTTCTAGTCTTGTGAAAGGTTCGCAAAGATCTTTATGGCTGCTCAGCTCTAACAAGATGTAGTCTACCACTTTTTCCGCCAGATGTCTATTTTCCAAGTATGGATCACTTGACAAAATCAGCAACGCCTTCCAAACAGTGCTAAAAATGGAACCGTGACTAACTGACTGTGTCTCCGTCATTTTCACGCTATCAGCATCAAGACCCTCGAGTTGTACCATATCCTCCGTGAGTTCGTTAAACGCAACAACAaggaaaaaggaagaaTATCTGTATACCAATTGAGAGAAATAAATGATTACTTCTTTTCTGaccaaagaagaaccaTCATCAATTAGTGGTAACACGGCCACTAGTATGTTGATTTCTTGACCTTTTAATCTTTTTAAATCAATATTTTCTAGTTGGTTCTGCATGATTTGGCAAGTGGCCAGTTGCTGCTCTAGTTTtacctgttgttgttccaaatgctgttgctgctgctgattTTGCCTTTGGTgtaaactgttcaaaacTTGTTGCAATGGCACTTGCAACTGTTGATActgtttttcaaaatcctGTTGCAACCTTAAAATGTTATCTGTATCATCTGCACTGGATATGAAATGTTTTAGAGTCATGACAGTGGCTGTTCTCACTTCAGGTACGGGGTCGTTCAGCGAAGCTAGTAGCTGATTAAACACACCAAGATTCATCACAACCCATTTATGCAAAGGATTGTCAATGTACAATAAGCCTAGTAAAATAATAGACCATTGCCTCAATAGAGGAATATCCGAATTGGAAGTGTAATAACACAATTTATTAACCAACTCAATCGTAAAGCAGTACTTTTGTCCCAAAGGGAAATCTCTAACAAAGGATGACAAAACGAACACAGCCATAGCCTTTTGTTCATCTGTGGTATCGTTCGAATGATATAGCTGACCGTTGAATTGCTGAGTGTAAGGGTGATCTTGTCTCATAAATTTCGTATTAGTAGGGGTTGCCATGGTCAATGGATTGTTGTTATTGAATGAGGATGCACTTCCAGCGGAACTGCTCAGTAAACCAAAGTCCGGTACAATCACATTGACAAAATACATGTACCCCTTTTCCTTGATGAGCTCAGTTTGTGTGTTTTTGTAGTCTATACACATTATCCTTGCCCAAATAAAAACTAGAATAGGTTTCAGTTCTGGAGCCGGACTCTGTAATAATTTTAGCACGTAAGGGAATATTCCAATCGAAAGAGAAAGGTAAACAGCCCAGGGTCCCAAGTCAAGAAACCTGGATAATAGTACTAATGCGCGAATACGATGTACTTGCGATAACAAAACTTGTAAAACAATGGGTAATTGTTCCGGGGGGTTACGAACATTTGACATATATTTTAACCAAAGTTCGAATGCAGTTagattttgttcaaagaaacCGGTAaattgctgctgctgctgtggctgctgttgcaaatGCACAGATgattttcttgaagtagTGTGTTTTTGTAATGCAGGGTGGTTTGCTAGGGACATGGTACTCAAGTTTGTTGCCGAAAATTTTGATTGTGGTCGTATTGATCCTGGCTTCTGTTGGGCTTGCTGTTGGTCGTTACCGTTCATCTTTGTCAAAGAAGAGCTTTTCTGGTTTTGAAGCACTTCTTGTTGCTGTAAAACTAGTTGTGTTTCCAAATCGGAACTTGGTGGGGCATTTTTCAGGTCAACAACCAGCTTACTCAATACCTCATCCATAGCGAAGTCCCACGATTTCCACAAAGAATGAG is part of the Huiozyma naganishii CBS 8797 chromosome 4, complete genome genome and encodes:
- the SSP1 gene encoding Ssp1p (similar to Saccharomyces cerevisiae SSP1 (YHR184W); ancestral locus Anc_5.54), which gives rise to MPFGGKGLIDGHDPNHSRIVPNEAESEERKRDRLKSWISGAIHKSNTPAYEHAVVDRDTQTAEPPNSYYRGTSKGVGGSIENPDVEEDSMVMQSVNDFSGHPATSSRHNGPPMTSQYNQYSRECHENDSPNYDNEVKTRFDRDNMKDLKSKREQVQGIMDAYTALNFKNRTIVNLQKKLKDVITKNNHHEKALYRFVKDLDSWVAQCGINDNSDVRIAIKNISTMLEAHTAFESNMAAGLKKIYEKLTVAGSRETEFNNVQKKHHMGKKKYDQAVLKRNSKGDGTIHALLEFVGDTQTRLTEERARFESSVTLDFREIFIEFTQQVYNSTKNLEDVSKKYVEKSIMELSHIDERRTVEVLTKSMNMRNVQGIGIETSGNRVHRTLEGGVFDIKDPLLGNVYKKLEYLIEAPPLPSSAEPRLNFKTVSEDTSSFDSAKNNDDEGIETILHDQQGVDLSKMHIREECNNTIRNNVLEEKAVDRDILREKKMNESIAVHQKSLEPKINGGYPSNVVDQRIDDFIDSEIGHAVFQNFDTHGTLGTASLKENGWRSAMLDEDDQITDI
- the PFS1 gene encoding Pfs1p (similar to Saccharomyces cerevisiae PFS1 (YHR185C); ancestral locus Anc_5.52), giving the protein MPLRNSSFKEIKPLLPDNQRLNIEINQNPRKSTREKDFNKLITKASKKNGPQFNSKDKQNIFGPANDVGDVHENYAHVHHETHICQELRRSFLPTGNNHNPEAYKMKKFEVSYPPILPSQPRITVSQSKDYGDAAEFIKLSKETDFMKDNFGQFTNPKYSYIGGMDPQQLVGIPHHFNPRTARSMSHNEKVNLWIDRIPLWKPDGMPWHNRCFSVDYSLDWDEVEFDKDVLDESFVISTTDNEELVYLQSKKIDCLTRRMYNMEEWTA
- the KOG1 gene encoding ubiquitin-binding TORC1 subunit KOG1 (similar to Saccharomyces cerevisiae KOG1 (YHR186C); ancestral locus Anc_5.49), which translates into the protein MPVTYGSEPPRGLNAEMRHGFEEQYKSEQFLQTLAEEFYFYFDDKRHKTNGNPTPEEVKQRDADGYYQPITDWKITKDRQKTVSAALLLCLNLGVDPPDVTKTHPCARVEAWVDPLNFQDSKKAIEQIGKNLQSQYETLSLRTRYKQSLDPCVEDVKRFCNSLRRTSKNDQILFHYNGHGVPQPTPSGEIWVFNRGYTQYIPVSLYDLQTWLGAPCIFVWDCNSAGNIVTNFQKFIQKRIKDDEEGNHDTAAPSPTAAYTECFQLASCRSNELLLMVPELPADLFTCCLTCPIEISVRVFLMQSSLRHTKYKIFFENSISERHPDPKNSYRANAPNVHIPGMLSDRRTPLGELNWIFTAITDTIAWTCLPRPLFKKLFRHDLMIAALFRNFLLAKRIMPWYNCHPISDPELPDSIITHSLWKSWDFAMDEVLSKLVVDLKNAPPSSDLETQLVLQQQEVLQNQKSSSLTKMNGNDQQQAQQKPGSIRPQSKFSATNLSTMSLANHPALQKHTTSRKSSVHLQQQPQQQQQFTGFFEQNLTAFELWLKYMSNVRNPPEQLPIVLQVLLSQVHRIRALVLLSRFLDLGPWAVYLSLSIGIFPYVLKLLQSPAPELKPILVFIWARIMCIDYKNTQTELIKEKGYMYFVNVIVPDFGLLSSSAGSASSFNNNNPLTMATPTNTKFMRQDHPYTQQFNGQLYHSNDTTDEQKAMAVFVLSSFVRDFPLGQKYCFTIELVNKLCYYTSNSDIPLLRQWSIILLGLLYIDNPLHKWVVMNLGVFNQLLASLNDPVPEVRTATVMTLKHFISSADDTDNILRLQQDFEKQYQQLQVPLQQVLNSLHQRQNQQQQQHLEQQQVKLEQQLATCQIMQNQLENIDLKRLKGQEINILVAVLPLIDDGSSLVRKEVIIYFSQLVYRYSSFFLVVAFNELTEDMVQLEGLDADSVKMTETQSVSHGSIFSTVWKALLILSSDPYLENRHLAEKVVDYILLELSSHKDLCEPFTRLERYLYQKNSKLNSANRMGFSSNPVQAAKPKMTSFGNNSTKKNTREDDNASLKSGLSLGALFRNLGFNENRPTNFDNDSSKSKKNKTNTPISLLGTSHGTSFVPPTPRYKKITEPPKLPFQSTFLDYCREYFQEPQMRKPEADEVGSVEYNAKVWRRNRNENIINETQRQKKLSLCGDWSNKLVTFDNKTQPKLLRFTQFEDHVAVADDRDNITLFDWDENKMLSRFSNSNPFGTKITDLKFINEDDSTLLMTGSSDGIIKIFKDINSNSSVELIAAWRGLTEMLLTPRSNGLLTEWHQMRGALLATGDVKIIRIWDAHTETVEVDIPAKTSSLVTSLTSDQLAGNIFVAGFADGTLRVYDRRIDARDSMVRRWRSASTGRANCWINNVHMQRGGYRELVSGTSNGVVELWDIRHQDAVHSFVDENENSHQTGDHKQNTTTLTSLQVHEHAPIIATSSKQIKIWTTSGDLLTNFRNAQNSLGHNVANTLAATGITSYSSNSFISSMTFHPHRMMLAASNSHDSHVNIYKCVNPTLNQIY